The DNA sequence TAGCTTTAAGCGCATTTAGATATCCTTCAACTAGAGCATAGTTATCGCTTCCTATGTACTGGGTTGCCTTAATCGGCTCAAAAAAATGAGAAATATTACGGTCCATAATCTTAAATGCTGATATTCAACTTTATCCATTTATCCTATTTCATTACCCAAAAAGTATGAATAGCTTGGCTAATATTAACAATAAATAAAGAGATATGAAAGATTTAGTAAAGAATTTCGATGCTTTTTCTGTTTGGAGAATAATAGGAAAGACAGAACTAAAAAAACTAAGCAGTCTGGTATTAGATGTTAATTATAAGCACCACCTAAACCAACATTATTTTCCGCAAGAAGAGTTAAAAAAAATTTACCTGGAAGATGTTGCATCGTTACCAGATTCCAGATTTTATGCCATTTACGATGGAAAGGGTGAAATTATTGCGGCCGTAAAATGTCAAAAATGGAATTATTCGACAGTGCTGGCAATAGAAAAAGACTTTATGGTTGACTTAAAATATTTCATTCATGGTTTAAATTTTGAACCAAGGGAAGTATTTCATATTGGAAGATTTGTTATTGATCAGGATAAGATCCGAAAAAACAAAGACCTTAACCAAAAGAAGCTAAGTATATTAAAGCTTTTGATGCATTATGCTTTGCTTCCTGTTTTCGAAAATAGTTCCAATATATTTTTCTGTGAATGTGATGAGAAGTTATATTCTAAACTTAACTTTCTGGGCCTATATCCGAAAATAATAGGCTCTCCTAAGGTATATCTAGGCTCTAAAACCATTCCTATCTATTGCGACCATCGTGGAATCGAGAAATTCTTTTACACAAGCAAAAACATAGAATATGTATAATAGAAATTATCTTTATATCAATGGTGAAAACCAGAAGAGAATAAAAAACTTGCATATTCTGGTTGGAGGATGCGGTTTAGGAAGTGTTATAGCTGAATGTGCTCTGCGGCTTGGATTTGAGAATATTTGCATCATTGACGGAGACAAGGTCGAACTCTCAAATCTAAATAGGCAGAATTACATCCGTACCGATATTGGTAAATTTAAAGTTGAATCGTTAAAAGAACGGTTATTGCAGATTAATCAAGATGCTCGTATTGAAGCAATTACTGAATTTCTAACTAAGGAAAATATTACTGGCTATTTAGATAAAGGATTTGATGTGGCCATTAATACGATTGATTTCACCTCTGACATTCCATTTTTGTTTGATGAAATTTGCTGTGGCGCGAATATCCCGGTATTGCATCCGCTCAATTTGGGCTGGGGAGGAGGTGTGATTGTAATTGACCAACACAGCCGAAAACTAACTGAATTACAAACGGATTATAGAGGTTTTGAGTTATGTATGGCTCAACACATTCTTAAGGAACTAATGCAAATAGAAAGCGTTCCCGATTATTTACCCAGTATCATTGAAGAATACACCAGAATAAAAAAACCTGGTGTTTCTCCTCCGCAACTTTCAGTTGGTTCATTTTTGATCGCATCCATTTGTACAACTTTAATGTATGACTTATGCCTGAAAAAAAATGTAAAAACATTTCCTGAAATATATTTTGAAACCGTTTAGCGAGAAATGCTCGTTTAGGAAAAATTTAGTTTGTCTAAAAGTCCTAATTTTCTGATTGCTTTTATCAATTTTCGAGTATGTTTTTTGCTAAATAGAAACAGTTCACCTTCTTCGTTTATTAATTTTAGTTAATAAATGTTAATTTCCCATATCTGTCGGGCAAAAATCAATATCAAACTGGGCAATTAGTGACAAAAACTGTGACAGATACTAAATAAACTCATTCTCGGGGGATATTTATCTCAAAGTCCTATTTTTTCTTGATATCATTTGGGTTAAAATTGAACTATTGTATACTCAACTTTTGGACATCAACTATGTATTCAGATGTGTCTGCTCCTTTTTTAAACTTATACACCAGAGATGCTTATGTATATAAAGGTATGAATTTTAAGATTAACGGATATTCCATCCCTTGCATCAAAGAATAAAACGCGGATCCCGAAAAGCATATAGAGTAGGATACTGCTTGAAGATTTGCTCTTATGAAAAATGACATTGGTTTCACCTATTGTAACTGACTCAAAATTATACATATGAGAATAGTATTCATTAAGTATTCGATTGCGGTTCTGTTATTGGTTTTTATTCTTGGCTGTAAAAAGACCGAGCCAATACTGCCAGATAATCCATTAAACGGAAAGACCACAGCAGTTTTTAATTCGTCAAAAAGTTACGGATCGGTAACAGATGTTGATGGTAATACCTATAAGATCATAAAAATAGGCGACCAGGTTTGGATGGCCGAAAACCTGCGGGTTACGCATTACCGTAACGGCGATGCCATACCAAACATTAAGGACACCACCCAATGGGCTAACCAAACCGAAGGTGCCTGGTGCAACTATAACAATACCGAAGACCTTACTGCAATTGCCACCTATGGAAGGCTTTATAACTGGTATGTAACGCAAGATACAAGAAATATTGCCCCCAGCGGGTGGAGAGTGGCTGATGTAATTGATTGGGAAATACTTATAGAAACTCTTGGCGGCGACACCATTGCATCAAAGCACTTAAGGGAAACCGGAATTTTGCACTGGGACGGGCCCAATAATGCCGACAACAGCAGTGGGTTTACTGCATTGCCCGGGAACTGGCGATATTTTAAAGGAGGTTATACGATTGAACCTGGTCTTTATGGCGCATTTTGGACATCATCAATCTATTCCAGCACATCCGCACCCTTTCTTTCCTTAGGCTCATGGAGTGACCCCCTTATTTTTAAGGGTATAAATTATAAAATTAACGGATATTCCATCCGTTGCATCAAAGAATAAAATGCGGATCCCGAAAAGCGTATAGAGTAGGATACTGCTTGAAGATTTGTTCTTATGAAAAGTGACATTGGTTTCACCTATTGTAACTGACACAAAATTATACACATGAAAAAAGTATTCAGGAAGTATTCGATTGCTGTTCTGTTATTGGTTTTTATTCTTGGCTGTAAAAAGACCGAACCAATACTGCCAGATAACCCATTAAACGGAAAGACCACCGCTGTTTTTAACCCCTCAAAAAGTTACGGATCAGTAACAGACTTCGACGGGAATACCTATAAGACCATAAAAATAGGCGATCAAGTTTGGATGGCCGAAAACCTGCGGGCTACGCATTACCGTAACGGCGAAGCCATACCAAACATTAAGGACACCACCCAATGGGCTGCCCAAATAGAAGGAGCATATTGTAACTATAACAATACAGAAGACCTTACTGCGATTGCCACCTATGGCAGGCTTTACAACTGGTATGTAACACAAAACCCGAAAAATATTGCCCCTAGCGGGTGGCGGGTAGCTGATGTCATTGATTGGGAAATACTTATAGAAACCCTTGGCGGCGATACCATCGCCTCAAAACACTTAAAGGAAACCGGAATTTTGCACTGGGATGGGCCCAATAACGCCGACAACAGCAGTGGCTTTACGGCATTGCCCGGGCAGTGGCGCCTTTTTAAAGGAGGTTACCCGTTTCCATTTGGTATTTACGCCTCATTTTGGACATCATCATTATATTCAGAAGTATCTGCTCCATTTCTATACTTATATACCAGAGACACTTATATGTATAAAGGAATGAATTTTAAAGTCAATGGATATTCGATTCGTTGCATTAAAGAATAAAACGGGGGTCCCGAAAAGCGTAACCCAGAGTAGGGAAAAATTAAAACTACCTCAAATGAACAAAATTTATTCAATTGTTTTAACCACCATGCTTCTCTTTCTCATGGCTCCGAAAGTTTGGGCCGCAGATTTTACAGTATCAATTTCCTCTACAGATGGATGTTCTGGCTACATCCAGCCGCTCAAATCAGGCGCCAGTATCCAGTTTCAAATAAACGTTAAAAATATTTGGACTGGTAACTGCAATGTGGGCATCAATAAAAATAACATGGGAATACCTGCCGCGTGGGTTGCTATCGATAATAACAACCAAACGATTACTCCCCAGCAAAGCGTTAACTTTCTGATCACACTAACCATTCCTGCAAACACAAGCGAAGGAGAGTACTCAATGCCTTTATCTTTTAACGCGTATGACAGTTCCAATTATAATCATTCGTTTACTTATACCACTCAGGTAGTTACAGTAGATAATTCGGTGCCTCAACTCCCAACATTTTCTGCCATACCTTCAAGCGGCAAGATTTATGTTTCAGGGTGGAGCAGTTACGATGCTATGTCAAATACTTATACTACAAAAAAACCTTCTTCGGGTATCTCGGGGATAAAAAGCTATACGGTTACCTTAAAAAATCCGGACAACTCGGTTAAAGAGACTCAGACCATAAATGCAACTTCAAATAATTATTATACCTTCCAAAATTTAACAGGAAACGTAAATTACAAGGTAAGTGTAACCGCCACCGATATAGCAGGAAACACGAACGCCAAAGAAATAGTGGTAGCAACCGCACCAGCAGCGCCAACAATGTCTTCCAGTGTGCAAGGTTTTTGTAATATTACTCTCAACTGGACAGCTTCAAGTGGAGCAACTTCTTATAAGTTGTATGATGCTACTCCTTCAACACCTGTTTTGATTACAACAACCACAAATCCTTCATATGTAGTTAATGGATTAACTTCCGCTACAGTTTACAAATTTTATGTTGTCGCATACAACAGTTCGGGTCTTGGTTCCGACGCCGGAAATACTCTTTCTGTTTCAACTTTAACAGTACCAGTTCCAACAATTTCTGGTAGTCAATCCATTTGTTCATCAGGTACAATGCTCACAGTAACAAACGTACCTTCAGGATGCAGTCTTGAATGGGTTCCAGGGCCAGGTCTTAGCCTCTATTCGTCATCCGGGAGCTCAGCAACATTTAAAGCTACCGACAACGTTCCCAGTTGGATTAAAGCCACAATAAATTCAGGCTGTGGAGTGGCATCCTATACTTATGCCGTTGACGCAGGTAAGCCCAAACCTGGTGCTATATCTATTGATTTTGATGCACCACCAAGCCGTTTTACCGCTTCTATTGATGGAATGATTTCTGCTACTTCTTATAATTGGTATTTGGATGGTGTTTTAATTCGCAACACGACAAGTACCCTTCAGGTTTTTAATCGTCAATTGGATAACTGTGGTCATGTTTACTATGTTGATGTAGAAATGGTAAATGGTTGTGGAACATCTGAATTACGCCATGCAGAGGTATCTGAGGATCCCTGTTATTACTACATGGTTTATCCAAACCCAGCAGTATCAGAAATCAGCATAACTCAAAGTCCTGAAATAACGTCGCTATCATTAGCTGCAACGAGTCCAAAACCACGGAATATAAAATCGATAAAAATTATTGATAACAATGGAATTACATATATGAACAAAGTCTATGGTAAAGAAATACCAAATGCTTCGTTGAATATTTCCGCACTTAAAATTGGTACTTATCAGATTATAATAAACGAAGGCAAAGGACAAGAGAGCCATTCGTTTATCAAGAACTAAGTAAGTTAAATGATTTATTCTAATTATTGAATAAACTTTTGACTAGTCCTAAATAAGCGATACAGATTTATAGGACTAAATTAATAGATTCACTGACCGTTTCAAAGCTAGCTTTGAAACGGTCAGTTTTTTTATAGCTTTTAATTTTAATGGTCTGTTGTTTATGCATTTGCTCCGGAGTTAGCATGTGGCAAGACCAATGAGGTCGTTTGGTATTGTAAATTTCAATACTGTCTTTTACTAACTGTTGCATCACCGGGAGTTCTACCCGGTAATCTTCAAGCATAAATTCCTGTTTCAGTATCCCGTTAACACGCTCTGCAACGGCATTGGTATAGGGATCGTACGATTCGGTCATACTGCATCTTACCTTCTTCCTGGTTAAAATTTGCTGGTAGGCATCGCAACAATACTGTAAGCCTCTGTCTGAGTGGTGTATCAGTGTATTGGCTTTGTACGACCGGCTTTTCAATCCTTGTTTTAAAGCACGTATGGCACCATCTGAGCTCAGGTTTTCTGAAACATCATGCCCGACTATCTTCTTGGAATAAGCATCGGTTACCAAGGCCAGGTATTGCTGGTTCTCCCGATTCCCGATGTAAGTGATGTCGGCTACCCAAACCTGCTCCGGTTGCGTTGGAACAAGTTCTGCAACCAGGTTCTTGTGTTTATGGAAACGGTGATGTGAATCCGTAGTTTTCCGATAACTCCTTGCTGGTTTTATCAGCAGGTGGTTTGCCTTCAGGATAGAAAAAAGCCGATCCCTGCCCACTCCCAGTGCTTTGAGCCGATCCTCCAACAAATAGTATAGCTTACGGGTACCAAGACGCGGCAATTGCCGGCGAACCTGATGCACCATCGCAACTACCTGCGAGGCTTTCCCCCGGCTTCGAGTCAAAGAGGATTTACTGCGATAATATACCTGTCTGCTTACCCCGAACAAGTCACAGGCTGAAACTATCGTTTCTTTTCTTTCTTCACGGCTTCGGTCGACTGTTCGGGTAAACATTTTTTTCTGATCGGGATATTGAACTCTTTCTCGGCCAAATCAATCATCATATCAAACAGGACCGCCTTGCGGTCGGCCCGGTCGATCTGGTGCTCTAAAAAAGCTTTTTGCTTCTCCAGTAACTTGACCTTTTGCTCCAGTTCAAGAATCGTTTGTTCCTGGCTCTTTGGCATATGCGATGGAGTTTGGTTTTCCCAATCAAAGGTACCATATTTCCGGAGCCAATTGATGACTGTCGCATTCCCCTGGATACCATATTTACGCTGAGCCCCTTTTAAACTGAGATGACCTCGTTCTACTTCATGAACTACTCCAAGTTTGAAGGTCATCGAATAATCCTTCTGACTGCGCTTAATGTACTCTTTAATAATTTCTTCTTTCATAGTGTTACTTGTTGTGTAACGCTATTTCAGGACTAGACATTTTAACGAATAAAAAGAGGCTGTCTCAAAAGGTCGAGACTGCCTCTTTTTATTTGTAAATATTCAATTCTCCAAAGCACAAATTGACTTTTGATCCAACCTCGTGTATGCCAAACTGTTGCATACACGTTTATACAATTGATTTCACCTCTGACATTCCATTTTTATTTGATGAAATTTGCTGTACTGCAAACAACCCGGTATTGCATCCGCTCAACTTGGCAGGGAAGGTGGTGTGATAGTAATTGACCAACACAGCCGAAAACTAACTGATTTACAACCAGACTATAGCGATTTTGAGTTATGTATGGACTTATGTCTGGGAAAAAATGTAAAAACATTTCCTGAAATATATTTTGAAACTATTTAGCGAAAAATACGAATTTGAGAAAAATCAGTTTGTCTAAAAGTCCTAATTTTCTGATTGCTTTTATCAGTTTTCGAGTATGTTTTTTGCTAAACAGGAATAATTCACCTTCTTCGTTTTTTATTTATCGTTAAAAAATGTTAATTTCCTGTGTCTGTCGGGTAAAAATCAATATCAAACTGGGCAATTAGTGACAAAAATTGTGACACGTACTAAATAAACTCGTTCTCTGGGGATATTTATCTCAAAGTCCTATTTTTTCTTGATTTCATTTGGATTAAAATTGGAAGTACAGAAAAGAATTGACAAAAGAATTATGTCAATCGATTTAGTTGCGGAGTATGTTGCATACAAAAAGAATTGTCAGAAAACAGAAACGGAGTAGCCTTTTTCTTTTTTTTCGTACTTCACTGTAATTTGATGAAAATGTCCACCGCAAATCTTCTGTAATATGTTTATGTATTATTGAAGATTTGCTTTTACAATGAAAACGGAAACAACATAAAAAGGGAAAAGCCCAGTCCCTTTAAAAGAAACTGGGCCGCAATTGTAATTATTTGTATAACCGGGAATGGGTCGCTACAACGATCCTTCCCACAAACTTTTCAAAACTATTAAAAAATTAATGAGTATGGCAGCAATTGCTATGGTTTTAACAGTATTTAATGCTTGTACGAAAGACGAGCTAAAGACATCTCCGGAAGAGGGGATCTTAAAAGCAGGTAAAATAGTCGATGTTTATCTCGAAGGAGACTACCTCGTTGTTAAAAATTTTGGAATTGTTGACAGCTTAAAAAAGGTGTTGCAAAACAAATCTCTTGAAGAACAATCAAGTTGGGAAAACCAATTGGGGTTAAAATCTGCAAAAACATTCAGGGCCCAAGCATCTGATAAACTGGCAGGATTTCAGAATCAGGTCGATGCTGAAAACTACATTAAGGAATTGATCAAAGAAGGTTACTTTAGCATGAGAGATTCCTCTATGTGCTATCCATTTTACAATTTTTCGTGGGATTGTGTATTGAATAAAAATGGAGTTATAAAAATTGGTGACGTTTTGTATTGTTTTCAAAAAGATGCCGAAATTGCTATTTTAGATGGCAAATCGACTACACTTAGGCAATTCCTTCAAAACAGCCAGGGTTACGACCAGTCTAAAGTAAAAGTAATTCCTTTTCAAAAGTTAAAATCAACAACTCCAACCAATTACGGCTTAGTAAAAAATGTTGCACAAAGTGGATCGAACTACAGATTTACGCTTGGATTATTCTGGTCACAGTCTATAATAAATGTTTTTAATGGGGCTCAATGGATTGATGTTCAAGAAGGTGTTAAATACGAATTATATTATCACAATGAAACAAAAACTTCATGGTGGTGGAATGACAACCGAACTTATTTTTATCGGCAACATATTAGTTATGATATGGGAGGTAATTACGACCCGATCATGCAGAATTATTTTAATCGTGTATCGAATTATACTTCAGGAAGTTGGTATTCAGTAAATTCCTCTCAGCTTGCAAATGTTTATGTCGATATAAATACGTGGCATTTTGGATCATGGTATGATATAGGCTCTTTTTTATCCTACCCCGGTGCTACGATTTATAATTTTTGCGACAAAGGAGCTTGTGATTCTTTTGGAGGACAAAATAATCCAATAACATTAACAGTAAATTAATCAGTTATGTCTGATCATGCAATAATTTGCATGATCAGACATATTTATAAAACTCAATATGAAGAAATTATTTTTATTTATTACTGTTTTCTTATTTTCTTTATTCAGTTTTTCCCAGTCCAAAACCGAATTCGGTATAACCACCGAATGCTCATGGGTTACCCCAAAACCGAACAACCGATATTCCGAGCCGAATCGTAACGGTTGGGGCACCGGCATAGGTGTTTACGCTTCTCGAAACATTTTTTGGAAATTCTCTGCTGATGCAGGGTTATTGTTCCGTTACAAACAAATGGAGCAGCATTACACCATGCCAGACATACCAGGCACTAGTACCGGAGACCCTTATGGATATCAGCATGAAGATGGTTGGAAAAAATATGGGCTGAATTATATCGTTGTGCCCATACATCTACAATTACTTTACAGCAAATATGCCTTTATTCGTGGGGGAATTGAGGCCAGTTGGCTAACCAACTACAATCCAGGGAACAAAAAAACAGAATATAACTGGATGGTAGGGATTGGTAGCCAAAAGTATAAGTTAAAATGGTCGTTGAATTATATCCGCGGATTTAAAGAGGTGGGCTTCATGAACGGGCTCTATGAAATGGAAAACGGGAAATATAAAAGCGGCACTATTTACCAAAACAAAATGCTTCAACTCAGCTTATCGTATCCCATCTGGCAAAAAAAATAAAATGCGTTTTTCTATTATACTTTTTATTGT is a window from the Aquipluma nitroreducens genome containing:
- a CDS encoding ThiF family adenylyltransferase: MYNRNYLYINGENQKRIKNLHILVGGCGLGSVIAECALRLGFENICIIDGDKVELSNLNRQNYIRTDIGKFKVESLKERLLQINQDARIEAITEFLTKENITGYLDKGFDVAINTIDFTSDIPFLFDEICCGANIPVLHPLNLGWGGGVIVIDQHSRKLTELQTDYRGFELCMAQHILKELMQIESVPDYLPSIIEEYTRIKKPGVSPPQLSVGSFLIASICTTLMYDLCLKKNVKTFPEIYFETV
- a CDS encoding fibrobacter succinogenes major paralogous domain-containing protein gives rise to the protein MRIVFIKYSIAVLLLVFILGCKKTEPILPDNPLNGKTTAVFNSSKSYGSVTDVDGNTYKIIKIGDQVWMAENLRVTHYRNGDAIPNIKDTTQWANQTEGAWCNYNNTEDLTAIATYGRLYNWYVTQDTRNIAPSGWRVADVIDWEILIETLGGDTIASKHLRETGILHWDGPNNADNSSGFTALPGNWRYFKGGYTIEPGLYGAFWTSSIYSSTSAPFLSLGSWSDPLIFKGINYKINGYSIRCIKE
- a CDS encoding fibrobacter succinogenes major paralogous domain-containing protein, which codes for MKKVFRKYSIAVLLLVFILGCKKTEPILPDNPLNGKTTAVFNPSKSYGSVTDFDGNTYKTIKIGDQVWMAENLRATHYRNGEAIPNIKDTTQWAAQIEGAYCNYNNTEDLTAIATYGRLYNWYVTQNPKNIAPSGWRVADVIDWEILIETLGGDTIASKHLKETGILHWDGPNNADNSSGFTALPGQWRLFKGGYPFPFGIYASFWTSSLYSEVSAPFLYLYTRDTYMYKGMNFKVNGYSIRCIKE
- a CDS encoding fibronectin type III domain-containing protein, which gives rise to MNKIYSIVLTTMLLFLMAPKVWAADFTVSISSTDGCSGYIQPLKSGASIQFQINVKNIWTGNCNVGINKNNMGIPAAWVAIDNNNQTITPQQSVNFLITLTIPANTSEGEYSMPLSFNAYDSSNYNHSFTYTTQVVTVDNSVPQLPTFSAIPSSGKIYVSGWSSYDAMSNTYTTKKPSSGISGIKSYTVTLKNPDNSVKETQTINATSNNYYTFQNLTGNVNYKVSVTATDIAGNTNAKEIVVATAPAAPTMSSSVQGFCNITLNWTASSGATSYKLYDATPSTPVLITTTTNPSYVVNGLTSATVYKFYVVAYNSSGLGSDAGNTLSVSTLTVPVPTISGSQSICSSGTMLTVTNVPSGCSLEWVPGPGLSLYSSSGSSATFKATDNVPSWIKATINSGCGVASYTYAVDAGKPKPGAISIDFDAPPSRFTASIDGMISATSYNWYLDGVLIRNTTSTLQVFNRQLDNCGHVYYVDVEMVNGCGTSELRHAEVSEDPCYYYMVYPNPAVSEISITQSPEITSLSLAATSPKPRNIKSIKIIDNNGITYMNKVYGKEIPNASLNISALKIGTYQIIINEGKGQESHSFIKN
- a CDS encoding IS3 family transposase, with translation MFTRTVDRSREERKETIVSACDLFGVSRQVYYRSKSSLTRSRGKASQVVAMVHQVRRQLPRLGTRKLYYLLEDRLKALGVGRDRLFSILKANHLLIKPARSYRKTTDSHHRFHKHKNLVAELVPTQPEQVWVADITYIGNRENQQYLALVTDAYSKKIVGHDVSENLSSDGAIRALKQGLKSRSYKANTLIHHSDRGLQYCCDAYQQILTRKKVRCSMTESYDPYTNAVAERVNGILKQEFMLEDYRVELPVMQQLVKDSIEIYNTKRPHWSCHMLTPEQMHKQQTIKIKSYKKTDRFKASFETVSESINLVL